In the genome of Candidatus Angelobacter sp., the window ACCAGCCGAATGTGCGCGCTTTGCCTCCTATGATCTTGAGGCGCCACTCACTCATGCGCCCTCCGGTGATCGCGCGGTCCTTATGCTTCTTTTCGAACTGCCGCGGGGTAAGCGTTCTCATATCGTCTTTCGCCTTGCGCCAGAACTTCTCTGAATCCTTTGCCCAATTGAAGCCGAGCGCCAGGCGGGCCCGCTTCAGGGTTGTGCGGCCGGCCGGCAAATCGAAGATCGTGCCATCGTACTTGAGTGCGCACTGCTCCCAGAATGCTTTTAGTTCATTGCTGTAAATGAGGCGGTAAGGACCTCCGGCCTCGTAGTGGCCAGGATTTGTTCTCCTGCCGTAATACAGGTCGAAGCCGTACTTTGTTGCGCGCGCTTCTTTGATGTCCCATTCGAGCCCGAGCGCATCTTTAATGGTGACTGCGTGTGAATATTTCATCGCGATGTGGTGACCTGCCAAGTGAACGGTTCGACTGTTATGCGACTGGGTTGGAAAGTACCGGGGGAGCGTTTTTTCCACAGCAGCGCTTGTATTTTTCGCCTGACTTGCACGGGCAAGGGGCGCTGCGAGGAATCAGCGTTGTTTTTTCCGGCTCAGATTGGGTTTGTTTTGTATCAGCGCTTTGCGCAGCATTTTCAGTGAGCTGCCGCTGCCGTTGCTCGAGGTCCTTTTTCAAGAGGGCATCCATGGCCATCGCCTGTTTGATCATGACTTCGGCCGGGTGGAGGTTTTCGGTCTGCAGCCGGCGGAGTTCTTTGAGCGAGCGATGGAAAGTGCGCTGAGCGGCGGCGCGGGCGCGGTCGATGGAGGTCTGGAGGCGGTCGAGTTCTTCGTCGGTCAGGTTCTCCGGCGGGGCGACTTCGAGACTTGCGCAGCGGCGGAGTCGCCATGCGGCATGGATGATCTCGCGGGCGAGAGTCTGTTCGAGAGACGTTACGGGCGCGAGTTCGGCGAGATAGCCGGACTCGAATTCACCAAAGATGTCCTGCTCTTCAGGGCGGACGAAATTCGCGACGGAGAAGAGGCCAAGTTTGGTTGCGTTCTGTGAAACGCGAGCCTTGCCGGTGGCCGTGACAGGGCCGGATGACCTTTCGGCGTTCTGCCGATTGGCCAGGATCTGGGCGGGGGTTGCCATGGGAAATCCGAATATACGGTAGGGATTTTCAGGACTGCAGTTAAGTTACTGAAAACGTTCGGCAAAAACCTCGTGAACGGTCCGGCTGGTTTGCCACGAGCGGGGTGAACGGCCGTCGCGAGGTATGTATATGCGGAAGAATCTGACGTTCACCTGACCGATATCGAAGAAAAAGTTCCGACTCGGCGGACATCTCGCCCTTTCAGCAATGGCCATTCTCAAGGCGCAAGTGTTCGGCGCCGTCAACCTGACTCCGAACCGATGACTTCGGTCTCTCGATCCTTGTGCCCGGTTCGCTTCGAAGTCGGCCGTTGCGTAGTTCGGCATCGGCCACGCGGATAATCAGGCGGCGCATCAACGTGTTGTTTCAAAACGCGATGGCCGGTGAGAGATGCAAATGGAAATGATCGGCGCCCTGATATCGAATGGAAATACAAGGCCTGCCCCTCGGGTCACTGAGTGATGGCTAAATCAGTGAAGTCCCATAACCTGAGGCTCGAGTTTTCCAGAATATTAATTCCGGGTTCGTCCACGCTGGTAAACCGACGTGCGACGGAAACCTGTATAACCGGGCCACGTGCAACGCGAGACGAATGATGCAAATAGTGGCGGCCGAAATCGCATCATGCGAATTTAACCCGGCGTCCAACTATCGCTGCAAACTCCAAATGTTCCCCGTCAATTCTCCCAGACCCATCACAATCTTGTTGCGGGAAACATCGATCTCAAGAAAGCTTGTGCCGACGTTATTCATTGCGAGTCGGGAATTGTGAAAGTGGTATAGCGGAAATGGCGTGCCGATTAGCTGCTTGTTGCGCCGCTCTACGCGTTGCGCCCAAAGGCAAAACTGGCC includes:
- a CDS encoding SEC-C domain-containing protein translates to MATPAQILANRQNAERSSGPVTATGKARVSQNATKLGLFSVANFVRPEEQDIFGEFESGYLAELAPVTSLEQTLAREIIHAAWRLRRCASLEVAPPENLTDEELDRLQTSIDRARAAAQRTFHRSLKELRRLQTENLHPAEVMIKQAMAMDALLKKDLEQRQRQLTENAAQSADTKQTQSEPEKTTLIPRSAPCPCKSGEKYKRCCGKNAPPVLSNPVA